A window from Acidobacteriota bacterium encodes these proteins:
- a CDS encoding TolC family protein — protein MTFNRCLIGPERTRHGPPANHCHLSIFLRSWRTPFVRAATLLLGLLFLSPPVRSQEPAATAGPALTLEQAIALATRANRQVIGARLELDKAEAQIAAARTHRFPVFSLSVLGSQRLTPISFEFPQGAFGEIGGVPIPEEDTIYETDQKPMAVIQAQVAQPISQLYQIGLGIQQSIVNRDIAREKLRQENQTVVNAVQDVFYGLLQIQSAMDAVRDEIAFYTEFERLVDDCVTQGTALPADLLDVQARLAQARFDAGKLDDSLATQKEALNNLLGRDIWTDFRVEPIPEPVPLETELESARVRALAQRPELREARLRVDQAELDRRLKKAEYIPQIYFSLDYSSFQNVDFLPQNMLTLGVLLKWDIYDWGRKKYELTQKIKTRQQADEALRETEAQVLRDVGDKYRRLRQARAQLDVSRLAATAAREKLRVARDCFTQQAALLKDVLQAQAVASDAVRQYHQAVLTVWSARADFEQALGED, from the coding sequence ATGACTTTCAATCGATGCCTTATTGGGCCTGAACGAACGCGCCACGGCCCGCCGGCTAACCATTGTCACCTTTCAATATTTCTCAGATCCTGGCGGACTCCGTTTGTCCGGGCGGCGACCCTCCTGCTCGGTCTGCTGTTCCTGTCGCCGCCGGTTCGGTCACAGGAACCGGCCGCCACGGCCGGGCCGGCGCTGACCCTGGAACAGGCCATCGCGCTGGCCACCCGCGCCAACCGGCAGGTGATCGGCGCCCGGCTGGAGCTGGACAAGGCCGAGGCGCAGATCGCCGCGGCCCGGACCCACCGCTTCCCGGTGTTTTCCCTGAGCGTGCTCGGCTCCCAGCGCCTCACCCCCATCAGCTTCGAGTTCCCGCAAGGGGCTTTTGGTGAAATCGGCGGCGTGCCCATCCCCGAGGAAGACACGATCTACGAAACCGACCAGAAGCCCATGGCCGTCATTCAGGCCCAGGTGGCCCAACCCATCAGCCAGCTGTATCAGATCGGCCTGGGGATCCAGCAGAGCATCGTGAACCGGGATATCGCCCGGGAAAAGCTCCGCCAGGAGAACCAGACGGTGGTCAACGCGGTGCAGGATGTGTTCTACGGGTTGCTGCAGATCCAAAGCGCCATGGATGCCGTCCGGGATGAGATCGCATTCTACACCGAGTTCGAGCGGCTGGTGGACGACTGCGTGACGCAGGGGACGGCGCTGCCGGCGGACCTGCTGGACGTTCAGGCCCGCCTGGCCCAGGCCCGGTTCGATGCCGGCAAGCTCGATGACAGCCTGGCCACCCAGAAGGAGGCCCTCAACAATCTGCTGGGGCGCGACATCTGGACCGATTTCCGGGTGGAGCCCATCCCCGAACCCGTGCCGCTGGAGACGGAGCTGGAATCCGCCCGGGTCCGTGCGCTGGCGCAGCGGCCGGAGCTGCGGGAAGCCCGCCTGCGGGTGGACCAGGCCGAGCTGGACCGGCGCCTGAAGAAGGCTGAGTACATCCCCCAGATCTACTTCTCTCTCGATTACTCGTCGTTCCAAAACGTCGATTTCCTGCCCCAGAACATGCTGACGCTGGGTGTTCTCCTGAAGTGGGACATCTACGACTGGGGCCGGAAGAAATACGAACTGACCCAGAAGATCAAGACGCGGCAGCAGGCCGACGAAGCCCTGCGCGAGACGGAGGCCCAGGTGTTGCGGGATGTGGGCGACAAGTACCGCCGGCTCCGCCAGGCGCGCGCTCAGCTGGACGTCAGCCGGTTGGCGGCGACGGCGGCTCGGGAGAAGCTGCGGGTCGCGCGGGACTGCTTCACCCAGCAGGCCGCCCTGCTCAAGGACGTGCTGCAGGCGCAGGCGGTCGCGTCGGACGCCGTCCGCCAGTATCACCAGGCGGTGCTGACCGTCTGGTCCGCCCGCGCCGATTTCGAACAGGCGCTGGGGGAGGACTAG
- a CDS encoding efflux RND transporter periplasmic adaptor subunit: MKSIPCWLLMIILTVIGALAGCGGKPVAEKPSTPVRVQPVQTYSTSGTVRYSAAIKPEEPVQLAFKNAGYIVAIHRVRGVDGRLRNVQAGDWVAAGTVLARVREDDYTAKVQQAQAQVAEVRSSISAVEFQLAGAKATQAKAALDYERAANLFHTRSLTKADYDRARQQLDTSQSQVDALQAQLEANRAKLDLAKAQLDAAQIAFADCALKAPRRGQVLRRDVEIGDLAGPGTLGFVLADTLRVRATFGVPDRTLAKVKLGNELVITTDALPGREFTGRITRIDPAADPTTRVFEVELTLPNPRQELKVGMVASLALVEETVTEPVPVVPLNAIVRPKGDPDGFAVFVVEDQAGRSVARARTITLGDAFGNLIAVKGVNPGERIVVTGASMLADGETVRVLP, encoded by the coding sequence ATGAAATCCATACCTTGCTGGCTCCTGATGATCATCCTGACGGTGATCGGCGCCCTGGCCGGATGTGGCGGCAAGCCCGTGGCGGAGAAACCGTCCACGCCGGTCCGGGTCCAGCCCGTGCAGACCTATTCGACCAGCGGCACCGTGCGCTACTCGGCGGCGATCAAACCGGAGGAGCCGGTGCAGCTCGCGTTCAAGAACGCGGGCTACATCGTGGCGATCCACCGGGTGCGGGGCGTCGACGGCCGGCTGCGCAACGTCCAGGCCGGCGACTGGGTGGCGGCCGGCACGGTGCTGGCGCGCGTGCGGGAGGACGACTACACCGCCAAGGTCCAGCAGGCCCAGGCCCAGGTGGCGGAGGTTCGGTCATCCATCAGCGCCGTCGAATTCCAGTTGGCCGGGGCGAAGGCGACCCAGGCCAAGGCCGCCCTGGACTATGAGCGGGCCGCCAACCTGTTCCACACCCGGAGCCTGACCAAGGCCGACTACGACCGGGCCCGGCAGCAGCTGGACACCAGCCAGTCGCAGGTGGACGCCCTGCAGGCCCAGCTCGAGGCGAACCGGGCCAAGCTGGATCTGGCCAAGGCCCAACTGGACGCGGCGCAAATCGCGTTCGCCGATTGCGCCCTGAAGGCGCCCCGCCGAGGGCAGGTGCTCCGGCGCGACGTGGAGATCGGCGATCTGGCCGGGCCGGGCACGCTGGGTTTCGTGCTGGCCGACACTTTGCGGGTGCGCGCCACCTTCGGCGTCCCGGATCGGACGTTGGCGAAGGTGAAGCTGGGCAACGAGCTGGTCATCACCACCGACGCGCTTCCCGGGCGGGAATTCACCGGACGGATCACCCGGATCGATCCGGCGGCCGATCCGACCACGAGGGTGTTTGAGGTGGAATTGACCCTGCCGAATCCGCGCCAAGAGCTCAAGGTGGGGATGGTGGCCTCCCTGGCGCTGGTCGAAGAGACGGTCACGGAACCCGTGCCCGTCGTGCCGCTCAATGCCATCGTCCGCCCCAAGGGGGACCCGGACGGATTCGCCGTCTTCGTCGTGGAGGACCAAGCCGGCCGGAGCGTGGCCCGTGCCCGCACCATCACGCTGGGCGACGCCTTCGGCAATCTGATTGCCGTCAAGGGGGTCAATCCGGGTGAGCGGATCGTCGTCACGGGCGCCAGCATGCTCGCCGACGGCGAAACGGTCCGGGTGCTGCCCTGA
- a CDS encoding efflux RND transporter permease subunit, translated as MSHGKTTEEYVQHTHNTARFFTETRQVAWVLLVATMVWGVYSYLNMPERKDPDIPVRVALAICPWPGAAAEKVEDLVTRKLEKKIAENSKVTKIESITRSSVCVVTMELDENITERAKEFDDIKGKLDSITDLPQGAGPIQFFKDYGDTAALMLTVASPKVDEVEIAVRSQSIARAIREARAQAAAAAGKKRTTIVLCFPQSYGTRIVDRSMLEFERELRESQFAVDLRPIKGPGFAGFDFGCTYSERELRAIIQERIRARLTDFHPDVWEPLVVENPDETRAKLATVAGDKYTFRQLDDYTDLIQKTLQTVEPVSKIDRSGILNERVFLEYSQERLGSSGMQQSQIEQILNARNIMLPGGVLETSGKNIMINPSGEFKSEQEIGDVIVGSTDDGSPVYLRNGADIFRGYESPPSYLNFFTIRDAAGRWQRSRAITLSVQMRAGEQIGKFGEEVDGALGELRKLLPPDLILARTSDQPLQVTESVELFMDSLYEAIILVVLVALIGFWEWRSAALMALSIPLTLAMTFGFMHLLGVDLQQVSIASLILALGLLVDDPVVAGDAIKRELDAGQPGIIAAWLGPTRLAHAILFATITNIVAYLPFLLLPGDMGRFVYSLPMVLACSLVASRLVSMTFIPTLGYYFLRPSRKPPLPMEERRKKGFAGWYCRVGTLALNHRWKTLLVSFAFLGLGVFLMTRLKDEFFPKDLSYLSFVDVWLPEDAPISATDAAAHQAEAVIRRVVDEYGKATPEDGRPRQVLKYLTTFVGGGGPRFWFSVSPEQRQLNYAQIVIQVANKRDTMPLVAPIQAALDEALPGVRADMRQLESGQPIGTPVAMRISGEDLQTLRGLAEQMKEIYRSHPATTRIRDDWGAESFYVELRVDPDRANLARVSNLDVAVSSTSAMSGYPLTTLRDGDKQIPVVARLRADERANFSDIQNLYVYSMTGTQKVPLRQVSSTVVQMETEKVRRRNQFRTVTVSCYPVAGQLASKVVKDIWPKLEAFEENLPVGYKLEVGGEKEQKDENFVELLVILAICVAAIFLALVFQFQNAVKPFIVFSAIPYGMVGAFAGLVVMDAPFSFMAFLGCISLIGVIVSHVIVLFDFIEEKHAEGEPMRLALLDAGIIRLRPVLITVGATVFALFPLAMHGGPLWEPLCYAQIGGLTAATFITLILVPVIYSIVVLDLKLVKWEGPTE; from the coding sequence ATGAGCCACGGAAAAACCACCGAAGAGTACGTTCAGCATACCCACAACACCGCCCGGTTCTTCACCGAGACCCGCCAGGTCGCCTGGGTGCTGCTGGTGGCGACGATGGTCTGGGGCGTGTATTCCTATCTGAACATGCCCGAGCGCAAGGACCCCGACATCCCGGTCCGGGTGGCCCTGGCCATCTGCCCCTGGCCCGGCGCGGCCGCCGAGAAAGTGGAAGATCTGGTCACCCGCAAGCTCGAGAAGAAGATCGCCGAAAACTCCAAAGTCACCAAGATCGAATCCATCACCCGGAGCAGCGTCTGCGTCGTCACCATGGAGTTGGACGAGAACATCACTGAACGGGCTAAGGAATTCGACGACATCAAGGGGAAGCTGGACAGCATCACCGACCTGCCGCAGGGCGCCGGCCCCATCCAGTTCTTCAAGGACTACGGGGATACGGCCGCCTTGATGCTGACCGTCGCCAGCCCGAAGGTGGACGAAGTGGAGATCGCCGTGCGGTCCCAGTCAATCGCCCGGGCCATCCGGGAGGCGCGGGCGCAGGCGGCCGCGGCCGCCGGAAAGAAGCGCACAACCATCGTGCTCTGCTTCCCCCAATCGTACGGCACGCGGATCGTCGACCGCAGCATGCTGGAGTTCGAGCGCGAGCTGCGGGAGTCCCAATTCGCTGTGGACCTCCGCCCCATCAAGGGACCGGGTTTCGCCGGCTTTGATTTCGGGTGCACCTACAGCGAGCGCGAACTCAGGGCCATCATCCAGGAACGCATCCGGGCGCGCCTGACCGACTTTCATCCGGATGTCTGGGAACCGCTCGTGGTGGAGAATCCTGATGAGACACGGGCCAAGCTGGCGACCGTTGCCGGCGACAAGTACACCTTCCGGCAGCTCGACGACTACACCGATTTGATCCAGAAAACCCTGCAGACTGTCGAGCCGGTATCCAAGATCGACCGTTCCGGCATCCTGAATGAGCGGGTGTTCCTGGAGTACTCCCAGGAACGGCTGGGCTCCAGCGGTATGCAACAGAGCCAGATCGAGCAGATCCTCAACGCCCGCAACATCATGCTGCCGGGCGGCGTTCTGGAAACCAGCGGCAAGAACATCATGATCAACCCCTCGGGGGAGTTTAAAAGCGAGCAGGAGATCGGCGATGTGATCGTGGGCTCCACCGATGACGGCTCGCCGGTCTACTTGCGCAACGGCGCGGACATTTTCCGCGGCTATGAGAGCCCCCCGTCCTACTTAAATTTCTTCACCATCCGGGACGCCGCCGGACGGTGGCAGCGCTCCCGCGCCATCACCCTATCGGTCCAGATGCGGGCCGGTGAGCAGATCGGCAAATTCGGCGAGGAAGTGGACGGGGCGCTGGGCGAGCTGCGGAAATTGCTCCCACCGGATCTGATCCTGGCCCGGACCTCCGACCAACCGCTGCAGGTCACCGAGAGCGTGGAACTGTTCATGGACAGCCTGTACGAGGCGATCATCCTGGTGGTTCTGGTGGCGCTCATCGGATTCTGGGAATGGCGGTCGGCGGCGCTCATGGCGCTGTCGATCCCGCTGACTCTGGCCATGACCTTTGGGTTTATGCACCTGCTGGGCGTCGACCTGCAGCAGGTGTCCATCGCCTCGCTCATCCTGGCGCTGGGACTGCTCGTCGACGACCCGGTGGTGGCCGGCGACGCCATCAAGCGCGAGCTGGACGCCGGCCAGCCGGGCATCATTGCAGCGTGGCTCGGACCCACGCGGCTGGCCCACGCCATTTTGTTCGCCACCATCACCAACATCGTGGCTTACCTGCCGTTCCTGCTGCTGCCCGGTGACATGGGCCGGTTCGTTTACAGCCTGCCCATGGTCCTGGCCTGCTCGTTGGTGGCGTCGCGGCTGGTCTCCATGACCTTCATCCCGACGCTGGGCTATTACTTTCTGCGTCCCAGCAGAAAGCCGCCCCTGCCCATGGAGGAGCGCCGCAAGAAGGGCTTCGCTGGCTGGTACTGCCGTGTGGGGACGCTGGCCCTGAACCACCGCTGGAAGACGCTGCTGGTTTCGTTCGCCTTCCTCGGCCTGGGTGTGTTCCTGATGACCCGGCTTAAGGATGAGTTCTTCCCCAAGGACCTCTCTTACCTCTCGTTTGTGGACGTGTGGCTGCCGGAGGATGCGCCCATCTCCGCCACCGACGCCGCCGCCCACCAGGCCGAGGCGGTCATCCGGCGGGTGGTGGACGAGTACGGTAAAGCCACCCCCGAGGACGGACGGCCGCGGCAAGTGCTCAAGTACCTCACCACATTCGTCGGCGGCGGTGGGCCGCGCTTCTGGTTCTCGGTGAGCCCCGAGCAGCGCCAGCTCAACTACGCCCAGATCGTCATCCAGGTGGCGAACAAGCGGGACACCATGCCCCTGGTGGCGCCCATCCAGGCAGCCCTGGACGAGGCGCTCCCCGGCGTCCGGGCCGACATGCGTCAACTGGAAAGCGGTCAGCCCATCGGCACGCCCGTCGCCATGCGGATCTCCGGCGAAGACCTCCAGACCCTGCGTGGCCTGGCGGAGCAGATGAAGGAGATCTACCGGTCCCACCCGGCCACCACGCGCATACGCGACGACTGGGGGGCGGAGAGCTTCTATGTGGAGCTGCGGGTGGATCCGGACCGCGCCAACTTGGCCCGGGTATCCAACCTGGATGTGGCGGTTTCCTCCACGTCGGCCATGAGTGGCTACCCGCTGACCACGCTGCGGGACGGCGACAAGCAGATCCCGGTAGTGGCCCGGCTCCGGGCCGACGAGCGCGCCAATTTCTCCGACATCCAGAACCTGTACGTCTATTCGATGACGGGCACGCAGAAGGTGCCGCTGCGGCAGGTGTCGTCCACCGTCGTCCAGATGGAGACGGAGAAGGTTCGCCGCCGCAATCAGTTCCGAACGGTCACCGTGTCCTGCTATCCGGTCGCCGGCCAGCTCGCATCGAAGGTGGTCAAGGACATCTGGCCGAAACTGGAGGCTTTCGAAGAGAACCTGCCCGTGGGCTACAAGCTGGAGGTCGGCGGAGAGAAGGAACAGAAGGACGAAAACTTCGTGGAGTTGCTGGTGATCCTGGCCATCTGCGTCGCCGCCATCTTCCTGGCGTTGGTGTTCCAGTTCCAGAACGCGGTCAAGCCGTTCATCGTGTTCTCGGCCATCCCCTATGGCATGGTGGGCGCCTTTGCCGGCCTGGTGGTCATGGACGCGCCGTTCAGTTTCATGGCCTTCCTCGGCTGCATCAGCCTGATCGGCGTGATCGTGAGCCACGTCATTGTGCTGTTCGACTTCATCGAGGAGAAGCACGCCGAAGGCGAGCCCATGCGCCTGGCCCTGCTCGATGCCGGCATCATCCGACTGCGGCCGGTGCTCATCACCGTGGGTGCCACGGTGTTCGCTCTCTTCCCCCTGGCCATGCACGGCGGTCCGCTTTGGGAGCCCCTCTGCTATGCGCAGATCGGCGGCCTGACCGCGGCCACGTTCATTACCCTGATTCTGGTGCCGGTGATCTACTCCATCGTGGTCCTGGACCTGAAGCTGGTCAAATGGGAGGGTCCCACCGAGTAG